One stretch of Cryptosporangium aurantiacum DNA includes these proteins:
- a CDS encoding TIGR03619 family F420-dependent LLM class oxidoreductase — protein MHFGLNMVPVRLGELTDAAQRAEALGFESLWVGEHILTPVAVAPKYPGATGKPPFSPDSRFTEPFATLAHLGAVTSRVRLGTGIAILPLHAPLALARSIATVDVLSGGRVSVGVGVGWMREEFDAVGQDFTTRGRRMDEMLAVLDTLFTEERPSFAGEFYTLPEMGFQPKPLQRPRPPMLVGGSSEVALRRAARAGDGWYGGQQPPEEVVAIIEKLQRYREEYERADRPFEITVLTAWGKGYDADLVAGYEKAGVHRMVATPWSSSREALAGIEAFARTAGLASEGAR, from the coding sequence ATGCACTTCGGGCTGAACATGGTGCCGGTCCGGCTCGGGGAGCTGACCGACGCCGCCCAGCGGGCCGAGGCGCTCGGCTTCGAGTCACTCTGGGTCGGCGAGCACATCCTCACCCCGGTCGCGGTCGCGCCGAAGTATCCCGGCGCGACCGGCAAGCCGCCGTTCTCGCCCGACTCGCGGTTCACCGAGCCGTTCGCGACACTGGCCCATCTGGGTGCCGTCACCTCCCGGGTACGGCTCGGCACCGGTATCGCGATCCTGCCGCTGCACGCACCCCTCGCGCTCGCTCGCTCCATCGCGACCGTCGACGTCCTCTCGGGAGGACGGGTGAGCGTCGGGGTGGGCGTCGGCTGGATGCGCGAAGAGTTCGACGCGGTCGGTCAGGACTTCACCACACGGGGGCGACGGATGGACGAGATGCTCGCCGTACTCGACACCCTCTTCACCGAGGAGCGGCCGAGTTTCGCGGGTGAGTTCTACACGCTGCCGGAAATGGGCTTCCAGCCGAAGCCGCTGCAGCGACCGCGTCCCCCGATGCTCGTCGGCGGCTCGTCCGAGGTCGCCCTCCGGCGCGCCGCCCGGGCGGGCGACGGCTGGTACGGCGGCCAGCAGCCCCCGGAGGAGGTGGTCGCCATCATCGAGAAGCTGCAGCGGTACCGGGAGGAGTACGAACGGGCGGACCGTCCGTTCGAGATCACCGTGCTCACCGCGTGGGGGAAGGGGTACGACGCCGATCTGGTCGCGGGCTACGAGAAGGCCGGGGTCCACCGGATGGTGGCGACGCCGTGGTCGAGTAGCCGCGAAGCTCTCGCCGGCATCGAAGCGTTCGCCCGGACGGCCGGTCTGGCATCGGAGGGTGCTCGATGA
- a CDS encoding FadR/GntR family transcriptional regulator: MAVADVVPSGSDSTAEVLDVEHPDDATVGKLAAQVARRIEADVVRRGWPVGELLGSEPELRERYGVSRSVLREAVRLVEHHQVARMRRGPNGGLFVSPPDAGPAAQAVVIYLEYVGASVADLIEARRLLEPLAAGLAAQHVTEDGIDLVRRTIDAETITDSPEDRTTQPLHVVLSELSTNPVLRLFIDVLIRLTNRYTDPSGIPPRDYRRARAEAVRRHAEIADAVIAGDRSKAEAWMGDYLEAISGWMLKYSRTPHSGLAGSSTIPAGEETPGAKLAEVVASRLREEIASSGWSVGTVLGSEADLLARYGISRAVLREAVRLLEYHSVARMRRGPGGGLVVGSPDPQASIDTMALYLEYQRVTGADLVMVRDAIELGLISRVTGRYHDPLVAERLEEAVTWTGDGTADDEDWAEHYHEVLAELAGNPVLALFLRILAELWRRHTNKERAEISDSARAEVEHVHRRITEAVLAGDEGLARHRMRRHLTAVTEWWH, translated from the coding sequence ATGGCTGTCGCCGATGTCGTCCCCTCGGGGTCCGACTCGACCGCGGAGGTTCTCGACGTCGAACATCCCGACGACGCGACGGTCGGCAAGCTCGCCGCGCAGGTCGCGCGGCGTATCGAGGCCGACGTCGTCCGCCGGGGCTGGCCGGTCGGCGAGCTTCTCGGATCCGAGCCGGAGCTGCGGGAGCGGTACGGGGTGAGCCGTTCCGTCCTGCGCGAGGCGGTTCGCCTGGTCGAACACCACCAGGTGGCCCGGATGCGGCGGGGACCCAACGGCGGGCTGTTCGTGTCGCCGCCGGACGCCGGTCCGGCCGCCCAGGCGGTGGTCATCTACCTGGAGTACGTCGGGGCCAGCGTCGCCGACCTCATCGAGGCACGCCGGCTGCTCGAGCCACTGGCCGCCGGCCTCGCCGCACAGCACGTCACCGAGGACGGTATCGACCTCGTGCGCCGCACCATCGACGCCGAGACGATCACGGACTCGCCCGAGGACCGCACCACCCAGCCACTGCACGTCGTCCTGAGCGAACTGTCCACCAACCCGGTGCTGCGGCTGTTCATCGACGTCCTCATCCGGCTGACGAACCGCTACACGGATCCGTCCGGCATTCCGCCGCGCGACTACCGGCGGGCACGCGCGGAGGCCGTTCGCCGTCATGCCGAGATCGCCGACGCCGTGATCGCCGGCGACCGCAGCAAGGCCGAGGCATGGATGGGGGACTATCTCGAGGCCATCTCGGGGTGGATGCTCAAGTACAGCCGGACGCCGCACTCCGGTCTGGCGGGTTCGTCGACGATCCCGGCCGGCGAGGAGACGCCGGGCGCCAAGCTGGCGGAGGTCGTCGCGAGTCGGCTGCGCGAGGAGATCGCGTCCTCCGGTTGGTCGGTCGGCACCGTCCTCGGGTCGGAGGCCGACCTGCTGGCGCGGTACGGCATCAGCCGGGCGGTGCTCCGTGAGGCGGTCCGGCTTCTCGAGTACCACTCGGTCGCTCGTATGCGTCGTGGCCCGGGCGGTGGCTTGGTCGTCGGCTCCCCGGATCCGCAGGCCAGCATCGACACGATGGCGCTCTACCTGGAGTACCAGCGTGTGACCGGGGCGGACCTCGTCATGGTCCGGGACGCCATCGAGCTCGGTCTCATCAGCCGGGTGACCGGCCGATACCACGATCCGCTGGTCGCCGAGCGTCTGGAGGAGGCCGTCACCTGGACCGGGGACGGCACCGCGGACGACGAAGACTGGGCAGAGCATTACCACGAGGTTCTCGCGGAGTTGGCCGGCAATCCGGTGCTCGCTCTGTTCTTGCGCATCCTCGCCGAGCTGTGGCGTCGGCACACGAACAAGGAGCGGGCCGAGATCAGCGATTCCGCCCGCGCCGAGGTGGAACACGTCCATCGGCGCATCACCGAGGCCGTGCTGGCCGGAGACGAAGGCCTCGCCCGGCACCGGATGCGGCGTCACCTGACCGCGGTCACCGAGTGGTGGCACTGA
- a CDS encoding branched-chain amino acid ABC transporter permease/ATP-binding protein codes for MLHIGFLLLGLGNGAVFAALALALVVTYRSSGVVNFATGAIALLAAYLYSFLRKGELFIPVPGFDRSVSIGGDPGLVPSIVIALVITALFGMLLYALVFRPLRNASPVAKAVASVGVLLIIQAALAAQVGTAAQSVAPILPRDVIEFAGIRIPQDRVWFAGIIVFVAVGLTLWFRFTRFGLATRAAAESEKGALVSGLSPERIAVVNWAISSAVAGLAGILIAPIVPVVPSAYTLFIVPALAAALVGNLTALGPAIGAALVIGMLQSELTYLQGVWDWLPASGTAQLVPLVILLVFLVLRGRPLPSRGAIVQRSLGRAPRPRNLIVPAVIATGVALIALLLTSGGTRAGVIFTLVYAFIGLSWVVVTGYAGQVSLAQLALAGVSAFALNRFAEAWGVPFPLAPLLAALVATLIGVVVGLPALRIRGLPVAIVTLALAVAVEGLWFRNPEWNGGLAGAPISAPTLFGLDFGIGEGDAYPRLSFGLLCLGLLLAAGLGVAVLRRSRLGAAMLAVRANERSAAAAGIPVARTKIIAFAIGSFLAGIGGALLGYGQTLATADAFTAIGGLGLFATVYIAGVTSLAGGIATGVLAPGGVLYTVLNDSFSLGHWYEIVAGIGLIVTVIAEPEGIVGPYHRLIDRLRARFARRPVSAPERHDESFLDEGEIVAEGADPLPATPATAAPPGDTILRIDAVSVRYGGVVAVDDVSFGVREGEIVGLIGPNGAGKTTLVDAVTGFTSATGRVELLGEDVSALTPHRRTWAGMGRTFQGIELYEDLSVEENVSVGQEAARHGGAHADWSQDEDYLARLFTVLKLDEVRRRPVGELSQGHRQLVSVARALAGRPKLILLDEPAGGLDSTESAWLGQRLRAVRDYGVTILLIDHDMSLVLEICDRVVVLDLGKVIADGPPAAIRTDPKVTQAYLGTSDTSDDRMVTR; via the coding sequence GTGCTGCACATTGGGTTCCTGTTACTAGGCCTGGGCAACGGTGCCGTCTTCGCCGCGCTGGCGCTGGCACTGGTGGTGACCTATCGCAGCTCGGGTGTGGTCAACTTCGCCACCGGTGCGATCGCACTGCTGGCGGCCTACCTCTACTCGTTCCTCCGCAAGGGCGAGCTGTTCATCCCCGTTCCCGGCTTCGATCGTTCGGTGAGCATCGGCGGTGACCCCGGTCTGGTTCCGTCGATCGTCATCGCGCTGGTGATCACCGCACTGTTCGGCATGCTGCTCTACGCCCTCGTGTTCCGCCCCCTGCGCAATGCCTCGCCGGTGGCCAAGGCGGTCGCCTCGGTCGGAGTGTTGCTCATTATTCAGGCGGCCCTGGCCGCGCAGGTCGGTACGGCGGCGCAGTCGGTCGCGCCGATCCTGCCCCGTGACGTCATCGAGTTCGCCGGCATCCGGATCCCCCAGGACCGCGTCTGGTTCGCCGGGATCATCGTGTTCGTCGCCGTGGGACTGACCCTGTGGTTCCGGTTCACCCGCTTCGGGCTCGCGACCCGCGCGGCCGCGGAGTCGGAGAAGGGGGCGTTGGTCAGCGGCCTGTCACCCGAGCGCATCGCGGTGGTCAACTGGGCCATCAGCTCGGCGGTCGCCGGACTGGCCGGAATCCTGATCGCGCCGATCGTCCCGGTCGTGCCCAGCGCTTACACGCTCTTCATCGTGCCCGCGCTGGCAGCGGCCCTGGTCGGCAACCTCACCGCGTTGGGCCCGGCGATCGGCGCGGCGCTGGTCATCGGCATGCTCCAGTCGGAGCTCACCTACCTGCAGGGCGTCTGGGACTGGCTACCGGCCAGCGGCACGGCGCAGCTGGTGCCACTGGTCATCCTGCTGGTCTTCCTCGTGCTCCGTGGGCGGCCGCTGCCGTCGCGCGGTGCGATCGTGCAACGGTCTCTCGGCCGGGCGCCTCGTCCGCGGAACCTGATCGTCCCGGCCGTTATCGCCACCGGCGTTGCCCTCATCGCGCTGCTGCTGACCAGCGGCGGCACCCGGGCGGGAGTCATCTTCACCCTCGTCTACGCGTTCATCGGCTTGTCGTGGGTGGTCGTGACCGGCTACGCGGGGCAGGTCAGCCTGGCGCAGCTCGCGCTGGCCGGGGTCTCCGCGTTCGCGCTCAACCGGTTCGCCGAGGCATGGGGTGTGCCATTTCCGCTCGCTCCGCTGCTGGCGGCGCTCGTCGCGACACTCATCGGCGTCGTGGTAGGGCTGCCCGCGCTGCGCATCCGCGGCCTCCCGGTCGCGATCGTCACCCTCGCTCTGGCCGTCGCGGTGGAGGGCCTCTGGTTCCGGAATCCGGAGTGGAACGGCGGACTGGCCGGCGCGCCGATCAGCGCGCCGACGCTGTTCGGCCTCGATTTCGGCATCGGCGAGGGTGACGCCTACCCGCGGCTGTCCTTCGGGCTCCTGTGCCTGGGACTGCTGCTCGCGGCCGGCCTGGGTGTCGCTGTGCTCCGGCGGAGCAGGCTCGGCGCCGCCATGCTGGCCGTCCGGGCGAACGAACGGTCGGCGGCCGCGGCCGGCATCCCGGTCGCCCGGACGAAGATCATCGCGTTCGCAATCGGGTCCTTCCTCGCGGGCATCGGCGGTGCGCTGCTCGGCTACGGCCAGACTCTCGCCACGGCGGACGCGTTCACCGCGATCGGCGGTCTCGGTTTGTTCGCCACGGTGTACATCGCCGGCGTGACGTCGCTGGCGGGTGGCATCGCGACCGGCGTGCTCGCCCCCGGAGGGGTCCTCTACACCGTTCTCAACGATTCGTTCTCGCTGGGCCACTGGTACGAGATCGTCGCCGGTATCGGCCTGATCGTGACCGTGATCGCCGAACCGGAGGGCATCGTCGGCCCGTATCACCGGCTGATCGACCGGCTGCGCGCTCGGTTCGCCCGGCGGCCCGTCTCGGCGCCCGAGCGCCACGACGAGAGCTTCCTCGACGAGGGCGAGATCGTGGCGGAGGGCGCGGACCCGCTGCCCGCCACACCGGCCACGGCCGCGCCCCCTGGTGACACCATCCTCCGGATCGACGCGGTGAGCGTGCGCTACGGCGGCGTGGTCGCGGTCGACGATGTGTCCTTCGGCGTACGGGAGGGCGAGATCGTCGGTCTGATCGGGCCGAACGGCGCCGGTAAGACTACGCTGGTGGACGCGGTGACCGGCTTCACGTCTGCGACCGGACGGGTCGAGCTGCTCGGTGAGGACGTCAGCGCTCTCACCCCGCATCGGCGGACCTGGGCCGGCATGGGCCGGACGTTCCAGGGCATCGAGCTCTACGAGGACCTCAGCGTCGAGGAGAACGTCTCGGTGGGGCAGGAGGCCGCTCGACACGGAGGGGCACACGCCGACTGGTCGCAGGACGAGGACTACCTGGCTCGCCTGTTCACTGTGCTCAAGCTCGACGAGGTCCGGCGCCGCCCGGTCGGCGAGCTCTCCCAGGGGCACCGGCAGCTGGTGTCGGTCGCCCGTGCGCTGGCAGGCAGACCGAAGCTCATCCTGCTCGACGAGCCGGCCGGTGGGTTGGACAGCACAGAGAGCGCGTGGCTGGGGCAGCGGTTGCGTGCGGTGCGGGACTACGGGGTGACGATCCTGCTGATCGATCACGACATGAGTCTGGTGCTGGAGATCTGCGATCGTGTGGTCGTCCTCGACCTCGGCAAGGTCATCGCCGACGGTCCGCCCGCCGCCATCCGGACCGATCCGAAGGTCACCCAGGCCTACCTCGGCACGTCGGACACGTCGGACGATCGGATGGTGACGCGCTGA
- a CDS encoding ABC transporter ATP-binding protein, with translation MSSLLECRSLDAGYVKGRPVVRGFDLALEPGRVTALLGPNGAGKTTVLLTLGGLQPALGGEVLLDGVALPKGSARAAARKGVVLVPDDRALFTGLTTRENLALCRRRGGTTIDQVLDFFPALRKRIKVDAGKLSGGEQQMLAVSRALMLDPRVLLIDELSMGLAPVIVEELLPIVRRVATETNAAVLLVEQHVRLALTIADDAVVLAHGATVLSRSAAELIAEPSILERAYLGETVAVSAGEK, from the coding sequence ATGAGCTCCCTGCTGGAGTGCCGGAGCCTGGACGCCGGATACGTGAAGGGGCGGCCGGTCGTCCGCGGATTCGACCTGGCCCTGGAGCCGGGGCGGGTCACTGCGCTGCTGGGTCCGAACGGCGCGGGCAAGACGACCGTGCTGCTCACGCTCGGAGGTCTGCAGCCCGCACTGGGCGGCGAAGTGCTGCTGGACGGGGTGGCATTACCCAAGGGCAGCGCGCGGGCGGCCGCACGCAAGGGCGTCGTACTCGTGCCGGACGACCGGGCGCTGTTCACCGGGCTGACGACCAGGGAGAACCTCGCGCTGTGCCGGCGCCGCGGCGGCACGACGATCGACCAGGTGCTGGACTTCTTTCCCGCGCTGCGCAAGCGGATCAAGGTCGACGCAGGCAAGCTCTCGGGTGGCGAGCAGCAAATGCTCGCGGTCTCCAGAGCGCTGATGCTGGATCCGCGGGTGCTGCTGATCGACGAGTTGTCGATGGGTCTGGCGCCGGTCATCGTCGAAGAGTTGCTGCCGATCGTGCGGCGGGTCGCGACCGAGACGAACGCCGCGGTGCTCCTGGTCGAGCAGCATGTGCGGCTCGCACTGACGATCGCCGACGACGCCGTCGTCCTGGCGCACGGAGCCACAGTGCTGTCCCGGTCCGCCGCCGAGCTCATCGCCGAGCCGTCGATTCTCGAGCGGGCCTACCTGGGCGAGACCGTCGCGGTCTCCGCCGGCGAGAAGTAA
- a CDS encoding acyl-CoA dehydrogenase family protein: protein MDFELTDEQALLREASRDLLTDRAPVSVLRTQLDDDAEVDPTLWRLAGDLGWTGLLIGEEHGGSGQGLIEAALVAEETGRAVARGPFLPALLVARAVDRGGAEELRTEVLPALADGSAWATWAFAEPGRPWSPEGLGTTVRAEGNDVLLTGTKTAVQDADGARWLLVTALERGEPVSYLVDRDSAGLTVRRQRTLDLTRTFAEVRLDDVRVPSSRRLDGAPGALHRLLDDAAVLSAAQTLGTLERLLELTVEYVKVRVQFGRSIGSFQAVKQAVATMAMQVQGARAATYYAAMAADADAEDAARAACVAASYTSAVAGDVAGSALQLHGGIGFTWEHDLHLFLRRAKADAVLQGDAALHRSRLVDLLTGQSVAS, encoded by the coding sequence ATGGATTTTGAGCTCACCGACGAGCAGGCCCTGCTCCGGGAGGCGTCGCGCGACCTCCTGACCGACCGGGCGCCCGTCTCGGTCCTGCGAACGCAGCTGGACGACGACGCCGAGGTCGACCCCACCCTCTGGCGGCTGGCCGGCGATCTCGGCTGGACCGGCCTGCTGATCGGCGAGGAACACGGCGGCTCCGGGCAAGGCCTGATCGAAGCGGCGCTGGTCGCCGAGGAGACCGGCCGGGCCGTCGCCCGCGGGCCGTTCCTGCCTGCCTTGCTCGTCGCCCGCGCCGTCGACCGGGGTGGCGCGGAGGAGCTGCGCACCGAGGTGCTTCCGGCGTTGGCCGACGGTAGCGCCTGGGCCACCTGGGCGTTCGCCGAGCCGGGCCGGCCGTGGTCGCCCGAAGGGCTCGGCACCACCGTGCGCGCCGAAGGCAACGATGTCCTCCTCACCGGGACGAAAACCGCTGTGCAGGATGCCGACGGCGCCCGCTGGCTGCTGGTGACCGCGCTGGAGCGCGGCGAGCCGGTCTCCTACCTCGTCGACAGGGACTCCGCGGGTCTGACCGTGCGTCGCCAACGCACGCTCGACCTCACCCGCACCTTCGCCGAGGTCCGCCTCGACGACGTCCGTGTACCCTCTTCCCGCCGCCTGGACGGAGCGCCGGGTGCTCTACACCGGCTGCTCGACGACGCGGCGGTCCTGTCCGCCGCGCAGACGCTCGGCACGCTCGAACGCCTGCTGGAACTCACGGTCGAGTACGTGAAGGTGCGGGTCCAGTTCGGCCGCTCGATCGGCAGCTTCCAGGCGGTGAAACAAGCGGTCGCGACAATGGCCATGCAGGTTCAGGGCGCCCGGGCCGCGACTTACTACGCGGCCATGGCTGCCGACGCCGACGCCGAGGACGCCGCCCGAGCTGCCTGTGTGGCCGCCTCGTACACCTCGGCGGTCGCCGGCGACGTCGCGGGCTCGGCGTTGCAGCTTCACGGTGGGATCGGTTTCACCTGGGAGCACGATCTGCACCTGTTCCTTCGACGCGCCAAGGCCGACGCGGTGCTCCAGGGGGACGCCGCCCTGCACCGGTCCCGCCTCGTGGACCTGCTCACGGGGCAGTCCGTAGCCTCGTAA
- a CDS encoding cysteine hydrolase gives MAVRGLDRGQRPALVISECQNGITNLAYEQSPLIEQVTERGIIPRIDVLAGAFRAAGLPVIHVTIAAPPGFVGFRVNCALAARIAKQGKLVTGTPYAAVHDDLPLHDGDRVLERMHGMAPFTGTELDAVLRGHDVDTVVLAGVSTNIALPGAATEAVALGYEVVLVEDCTAGGTAESHQAQISLHLPLLATITHGAAVTAALGSE, from the coding sequence ATGGCGGTCAGGGGACTGGACCGTGGGCAGCGTCCCGCGCTGGTCATTTCGGAGTGTCAGAACGGCATCACCAACCTCGCGTACGAGCAGAGCCCGCTCATCGAGCAGGTGACCGAGCGCGGCATCATCCCGCGGATCGACGTCCTCGCCGGGGCGTTCCGCGCGGCCGGCCTCCCGGTCATCCACGTGACGATCGCCGCGCCGCCCGGATTCGTCGGCTTCCGGGTCAACTGTGCGCTCGCCGCGCGGATCGCCAAGCAGGGGAAGCTCGTCACCGGCACGCCGTACGCCGCCGTGCACGACGACCTGCCCCTCCACGACGGCGACCGCGTGCTGGAACGGATGCACGGGATGGCCCCCTTCACCGGCACCGAGCTCGACGCGGTGTTGCGCGGCCACGACGTCGACACGGTCGTCCTCGCAGGCGTGTCGACCAACATCGCGCTTCCGGGAGCCGCCACCGAGGCGGTCGCGCTCGGCTACGAGGTGGTCCTCGTCGAGGACTGCACCGCCGGAGGCACCGCGGAGTCGCACCAGGCGCAGATCAGCCTGCACCTGCCGCTGCTCGCGACGATCACGCACGGCGCCGCCGTGACCGCTGCCCTCGGATCCGAATGA
- a CDS encoding enoyl-CoA hydratase/isomerase family protein — translation MSTVELTVEGGVGVISLNRPHRHNAVDDELHKELLRIWAAVQADPDVRVVVLRGNGPSFCSGRDTAQLGERVAGESDLSFIRRHQRTRIDQLDSPKPVIAAVRGAVLGGGLEMALAADIRIAASDVAMGFPEIRYGLMTDTGGSGLATALAGPSRAKLMLMTGRRIDAGQALAWGLVDQVVAPAELDDVSFSLAIEIAGHSTAALTMLKATVDGVWHGQLHTALRAELLAQVALFGSEDYRARKPGPGRNE, via the coding sequence ATGAGCACTGTCGAGCTGACCGTCGAGGGCGGCGTCGGCGTCATCTCGCTGAACCGGCCGCACCGCCACAACGCCGTCGACGACGAGCTGCACAAGGAGCTGCTCCGGATCTGGGCAGCGGTTCAGGCGGATCCGGACGTTCGGGTGGTCGTGCTGCGGGGCAACGGTCCGTCGTTCTGCTCCGGGCGGGACACCGCGCAGCTCGGCGAACGGGTGGCGGGGGAGAGCGACCTATCGTTCATCCGGCGGCACCAGCGCACGCGCATCGATCAGCTCGACAGCCCCAAGCCGGTGATCGCCGCGGTACGCGGTGCCGTGCTCGGCGGTGGCCTGGAGATGGCGCTGGCCGCCGACATCCGCATCGCGGCGAGCGACGTCGCGATGGGCTTCCCGGAGATCCGGTACGGGCTGATGACCGACACCGGCGGTTCGGGGTTGGCGACGGCCCTCGCCGGCCCGTCGCGGGCCAAGCTCATGCTCATGACCGGGAGACGGATCGACGCCGGGCAGGCGTTGGCCTGGGGCCTGGTCGACCAGGTCGTCGCACCGGCCGAGCTGGACGACGTGAGCTTCTCGCTGGCCATCGAGATCGCTGGCCACTCCACCGCGGCGCTGACGATGCTCAAGGCCACCGTCGACGGCGTGTGGCACGGCCAGCTCCACACCGCGCTCCGCGCCGAGCTCCTGGCGCAGGTGGCGCTCTTCGGCAGTGAGGACTACCGAGCCCGCAAGCCGGGGCCCGGCCGCAATGAGTAG
- a CDS encoding SDR family NAD(P)-dependent oxidoreductase: MGRLDGQVVIVTGSARGLGRDYARYFAQDGAHVVLADVKGTEAAADEASAAGPRCIGVETDVTSRASTHALVDRTIAEFGRLDVLVNNAGLWRGLAQAGLLDCPDEAWDAAWSVNVTGTLRAYQAAVPAMAKGGGGRIVNVSSVASRSGADAYGLTKNAVERMTAGMAHEVGRLGITVNCVAPGISAFEAAGSKLGNADDIVAGLAVPRVGTSRELYEAIVYFCGDAAGWVTGQTLRVDGGGGLR, translated from the coding sequence GTGGGACGCTTGGACGGGCAGGTCGTCATCGTCACCGGGAGCGCCCGGGGACTGGGGCGTGATTACGCCCGATATTTCGCGCAGGACGGTGCGCACGTCGTGCTGGCCGACGTGAAAGGCACCGAGGCCGCCGCGGACGAGGCGTCGGCGGCCGGTCCTCGGTGCATCGGGGTCGAGACCGACGTGACGTCGCGGGCGAGTACCCACGCGCTCGTCGACCGCACGATCGCGGAGTTCGGCCGCCTCGACGTGCTGGTCAACAACGCCGGTCTGTGGCGGGGTCTGGCCCAAGCCGGCCTTCTCGACTGTCCGGACGAGGCGTGGGACGCGGCCTGGTCGGTCAACGTGACCGGCACGCTGCGGGCTTACCAGGCGGCGGTCCCGGCGATGGCGAAGGGCGGTGGGGGCCGGATCGTCAACGTGTCCTCGGTCGCGTCGCGCTCCGGCGCCGACGCTTACGGGCTGACCAAGAACGCGGTCGAGCGCATGACGGCCGGCATGGCCCACGAGGTGGGCCGGCTGGGAATCACGGTCAATTGCGTGGCGCCGGGTATCTCCGCGTTCGAAGCCGCCGGGAGCAAGCTCGGCAACGCCGACGACATCGTGGCGGGCCTGGCCGTTCCGAGGGTGGGGACGAGCCGGGAGCTCTACGAGGCGATCGTGTACTTCTGCGGCGATGCCGCCGGGTGGGTCACCGGCCAGACGCTCCGCGTGGACGGCGGCGGTGGTCTTCGCTGA
- a CDS encoding thiolase family protein, which yields MRDAVIVEAVRTPVGKRNGGLSGVHPADLSAHVLNALVGRAGVDPALIDDVVWGCVGQVGEQTFDIARTAALTAGWPESVTGVTVDRQCGSSQQSVHFAAAGLIAGQYDLVVAGGVESMSRVPMGSSVGDQKPYPDTFLNRYGGVAPNQGVGAELIAERWGFPRTRLDEFSVASHEKAAAARAEGRFDAQIAPVTTDAGVVQHDEGVRASTVEKLATLKPVFKPDGVIHAGNSSQISDGSAPLLMTTSEKAAELGLTPIARVHTAVLAGADPVLMLTAPIPATQKALAKSGLSLDEIGAFEVNEAFAPVPLAWLADIGADAKTLNPNGGAIALGHPLGGSGARIMTTLVHHMRDNGIRYGLQTMCEGGGQANATILELL from the coding sequence ATGCGGGACGCAGTGATCGTGGAGGCCGTGCGGACGCCGGTCGGCAAGCGCAACGGGGGCCTGTCTGGAGTTCATCCCGCGGACCTGTCCGCGCACGTGCTCAACGCGCTGGTCGGGCGCGCGGGCGTCGATCCGGCGCTCATCGACGACGTGGTCTGGGGCTGTGTCGGACAGGTCGGCGAGCAGACGTTCGACATCGCGCGTACCGCCGCGCTGACCGCGGGCTGGCCGGAGTCGGTCACCGGCGTCACCGTCGATCGGCAGTGCGGCTCGTCCCAGCAGTCGGTGCACTTCGCCGCCGCCGGGCTGATCGCCGGGCAGTACGACCTGGTCGTTGCCGGCGGAGTGGAGTCGATGAGCCGGGTGCCGATGGGCTCGTCCGTCGGTGATCAGAAGCCCTATCCGGACACGTTCTTGAACCGCTACGGCGGAGTCGCTCCGAACCAGGGCGTCGGCGCGGAGCTGATCGCCGAGCGATGGGGATTCCCCCGCACGCGGCTCGACGAGTTCTCCGTCGCGTCCCACGAGAAGGCTGCCGCCGCCCGCGCCGAGGGTCGGTTCGACGCGCAGATCGCACCGGTGACCACTGACGCCGGCGTGGTGCAGCACGACGAGGGCGTCCGCGCGTCGACGGTGGAGAAGCTCGCCACGCTCAAACCGGTTTTCAAGCCGGACGGCGTCATTCACGCCGGCAACTCCTCGCAGATCTCGGACGGCTCCGCGCCGCTGCTGATGACCACGTCCGAGAAGGCAGCCGAGTTGGGGCTGACCCCCATCGCCCGCGTGCACACCGCGGTTCTGGCCGGCGCCGACCCGGTGCTGATGCTGACCGCGCCGATCCCGGCGACGCAGAAGGCGCTGGCCAAATCGGGGCTCTCGCTCGACGAGATCGGGGCCTTCGAGGTCAACGAGGCATTCGCGCCCGTGCCGCTCGCCTGGCTCGCCGACATCGGCGCCGACGCGAAGACGCTCAACCCCAACGGCGGCGCGATCGCACTGGGCCACCCCCTGGGCGGGTCCGGGGCGCGGATCATGACCACGCTCGTGCACCACATGCGCGACAACGGCATCCGGTACGGCCTGCAGACCATGTGCGAGGGCGGCGGCCAGGCCAACGCCACCATCCTCGAACTGCTCTGA